Sequence from the Cucumis sativus cultivar 9930 chromosome 1, Cucumber_9930_V3, whole genome shotgun sequence genome:
CATAATTTCTTTCCATAAACTTGATGCATTGCTTTCAAAGTTTGTTCCATTACAACTTTCCCATCTCTCCTAATGTCCTCAGCCTCAACACAACTGCCCCCAACATTCACCATCACTCTCCCGCCTTTCATCAAACACCTTTCGAGCATTCTCCATGTATTTGGATCTTCAAGTTCAGGAATCAGACTCCCTTCACTAAACAGATCAACCAAAATCCCTGCAAATCCCCCTGTCACATTTGCATTCAGAGCATTCCCAATGTAGATAAAAAGCCTATCTGGGTACTTTTTTTCCAGCTTCGATACACCGAAAAACTCCCTCCCAACGGCTACTACAGAAGGATCGAGCTCCCACCCATGAACCACTACCTCAGGATATAGCTTTAGGATCGATCGAGCGGCGGAGCCGGCGCCGAATCCGAGGATTCCGATGGGTCCCGAAGGTAGAATCGGCGGCAATGTGGCGAAGACATCGAAGTAAGTGTTTGTGAGTGATTTGAAAAGGAATGAAATGCTGTGAATGTTACCAGGAGCATCGAGAAGGAGCAATCTGGAACCTGCAAGTGGGTGCTCAGCTCTTCGGGAAACTTCGAGAACTCTGATGAAATTGTGGCGGGATTTGAATTTGGCGAGGATTTTGACGTCGTCTGATGGAATTCCGTCGTCTTGGGTCCGTTTCTTAGGGTTTGAAGATTGGGTCTGGTGGAATTGAACTCTAACCCGATTGAATTGGGAACGCTTGATCTGTT
This genomic interval carries:
- the LOC101205232 gene encoding uncharacterized protein LOC101205232 codes for the protein MRLQLNGEIPLVLHPIQNSLHFFKPISPNLISFQQKQIKRSQFNRVRVQFHQTQSSNPKKRTQDDGIPSDDVKILAKFKSRHNFIRVLEVSRRAEHPLAGSRLLLLDAPGNIHSISFLFKSLTNTYFDVFATLPPILPSGPIGILGFGAGSAARSILKLYPEVVVHGWELDPSVVAVGREFFGVSKLEKKYPDRLFIYIGNALNANVTGGFAGILVDLFSEGSLIPELEDPNTWRMLERCLMKGGRVMVNVGGSCVEAEDIRRDGKVVMEQTLKAMHQVYGKKLWVLRLGNGEDDSSLALTGDLPDIVAWKKLLPRSLRFYADMWTLYNGA